In a genomic window of Caldisericum sp.:
- a CDS encoding N-6 DNA methylase, with translation IEPKMGERIIDPACGAGGFLVEVLSQLKGKESFSNIYGIDKELDLVKVAKAYMAIIGDGHANIFCADSLYPQSWSKEMKEKIKDESFDVVLTNPPFGAKIFIEDKNILKNYKLGHKWVKDNSGKWEITNSVVKQVPQILFIERCLQLLKPGGRMAIILPDGVFGNPSSRYVWEFILKNAKILAVVSLPPETFLPSTHTKTSVLFLEKTKNKDEDYEIFMAIAERVGHDKNGKIIFKMDKQGNYIVDSEGNKIIDDDLPIIASKYKEFKNGNLQPSRFGFTVRLSEIRNHIFIPSYYNPETAQKLKQLEETGKYKLVSIGELVKRGIISVKKGHEVGSKYYGMGDVPFVRTSDIVNWEIKIDPIKSIPEEVYQQYKKRQDIGENDILLVTDGTFLIGRTAIVTPIDKKIVIQSHITRIKCLKPEELHPYLLLYLLNTEIVQKQIEDKTFVQATISTIGERLYEIIIPIPTDNDTAAKIINEVSEIIKMKVEARKKMESLIRNKEEV, from the coding sequence GATAGAGCCTAAAATGGGTGAAAGAATTATAGACCCTGCATGTGGAGCGGGTGGTTTTTTGGTTGAAGTTTTATCACAGCTAAAGGGAAAAGAAAGTTTTAGCAATATTTACGGAATAGATAAAGAATTAGATTTAGTTAAGGTAGCTAAGGCTTATATGGCTATTATTGGAGATGGGCATGCAAATATATTTTGTGCTGATTCACTTTATCCACAATCTTGGTCAAAGGAGATGAAAGAGAAAATTAAGGATGAAAGCTTTGATGTAGTGCTTACAAATCCGCCGTTTGGGGCAAAAATATTTATTGAAGACAAGAATATTCTCAAAAACTATAAATTAGGGCATAAATGGGTTAAAGATAATTCAGGTAAGTGGGAAATTACTAATTCAGTCGTTAAACAAGTCCCACAAATTCTATTTATAGAGAGGTGCTTACAGCTTCTCAAACCAGGTGGCAGGATGGCAATCATTCTTCCTGACGGAGTTTTTGGAAACCCAAGCAGTAGATATGTATGGGAGTTTATTCTAAAAAATGCAAAAATATTAGCAGTAGTTAGCCTGCCTCCTGAAACTTTTCTTCCAAGCACTCACACTAAAACAAGCGTTCTGTTCTTAGAAAAGACAAAAAATAAAGATGAAGATTATGAGATATTTATGGCTATTGCAGAAAGAGTAGGGCATGATAAAAATGGCAAAATAATATTTAAGATGGATAAACAGGGAAATTATATCGTTGACAGTGAAGGAAACAAGATAATAGATGATGACCTGCCTATTATCGCTTCTAAATATAAAGAATTTAAAAATGGTAATCTACAGCCAAGTCGCTTTGGATTTACTGTGAGATTGTCTGAAATAAGAAACCATATTTTTATTCCAAGCTATTATAATCCCGAAACCGCACAGAAACTAAAGCAATTAGAGGAAACAGGGAAATATAAGCTTGTATCAATTGGAGAGTTGGTCAAACGAGGAATAATATCGGTAAAGAAAGGACATGAAGTCGGTTCAAAATACTACGGAATGGGTGATGTTCCTTTTGTAAGAACATCTGATATTGTTAACTGGGAAATCAAGATAGACCCTATAAAAAGCATTCCAGAAGAAGTTTATCAGCAATATAAAAAAAGACAAGACATAGGAGAAAATGATATTTTGTTAGTTACTGACGGGACTTTTCTTATAGGAAGAACAGCGATAGTTACACCGATAGATAAAAAGATAGTTATTCAAAGCCATATAACAAGAATTAAATGCTTAAAACCCGAAGAGCTTCACCCTTATTTACTGCTTTACTTATTAAATACTGAAATCGTGCAAAAACAAATAGAAGACAAAACTTTCGTTCAGGCCACAATCTCTACAATCGGAGAAAGACTATATGAGATAATAATTCCTATTCCTACAGATAACGATACTGCGGCAAAAATAATTAACGAGGTCTCGGAAATTATAAAAATGAAGGTAGAAGCACGGAAAAAAATGGAAAGTTTAATAAGAAACAAAGAGGAGGTATGA